Sequence from the Flavobacterium sp. TR2 genome:
GAATGGTGAGCTTTAAAGGTGATAAAGGTTTTATGTATAAAGCCAATCTTTCTTTGCGTACGGCTCTTAAAGTCTTAAAGCCAATTTATTCTTTTAGAGCCAATAACGAACAGGCTTTATACAAAGGCATTTCGGGTTTAAATTGGTCAAAATATTTAAATGCGAATCAGACTTTTGTGATTGATACAACTGTGCATTCTACTTATTTCAATCATTCTGAATTTGTTTCTCAGAAATGTAAAGATGCAATTGTAGACCAATTTAGAGAGAGAACAGGCCAAAGGCCAAGCATAGATAAGCAATATCCAGATTTGCGTATTAATATTCATATCGATAAAGATCAGGTTTCTGTAGCTTTAGATACTTCTGGAGCTTCGCTTCATCAGCGCGGTTACAGAACGGCTACTAATATTGCGCCAATTAATGAAGTTTTAGCAGCTGGAATCCTTTTATTGTCAGGATGGGAAGGGCAAAGCCATTTTCTTGATCCAATGTGCGGTTCGGGAACTTTCTTGGCAGAAGCGGCTATGATTGCCTGCAATATTCCTGCAAACATCAATAGAAAAGAATTTGCTTTTGAAAAATGGAAAGATTGGGATAATGATTTGTTTGATAAGATTGTGGATAGTTTAATGAAAAAGACAAGAGAATTTCATTATACGATTAAAGGTTTTGATAAAGCCCCTAGTGCAGTTAGCAAAGCAAAAGATAATATCAGAAATGCCAATTTAGAGGATTACATTAAAGTTTATGAAGAAAATTTCTTTGATACGGAAAAAGAAACAGAAGGAAAACTTCATATCGTTTTCAATCCGCCTTATGATGAGCGTTTAGATATCCACATGGAAAGATTCTATGCTAATATTGGAGATACTTTAAAGAAAAATTATCCAGGAACAAACGCTTGGTTTATCACAGCAAATTTAGAAGCTTTAAAATTTGTCGGATTAAAACCGTCAAGAAAAATCAAACTTTTCAACGGAAGCCTTGAAGCACGTTTGGTGAAATACGAAATGTACGAAGGAAGCAAGAGAACGAAATTTCAAGTTTCTGAATAGTTGCAAAGTAACAAAGGTTCAAAAGGACAAAGGGAAATTCTTTGTCGTTTTTGAAAACTTAAACTTTTGCCTTCAAAAGAGTATTAAAAGTATAATTATATTACC
This genomic interval carries:
- a CDS encoding class I SAM-dependent RNA methyltransferase — encoded protein: MEENFKMIAKCFFGFEEILEKELRTLGAQDVEKGVRMVSFKGDKGFMYKANLSLRTALKVLKPIYSFRANNEQALYKGISGLNWSKYLNANQTFVIDTTVHSTYFNHSEFVSQKCKDAIVDQFRERTGQRPSIDKQYPDLRINIHIDKDQVSVALDTSGASLHQRGYRTATNIAPINEVLAAGILLLSGWEGQSHFLDPMCGSGTFLAEAAMIACNIPANINRKEFAFEKWKDWDNDLFDKIVDSLMKKTREFHYTIKGFDKAPSAVSKAKDNIRNANLEDYIKVYEENFFDTEKETEGKLHIVFNPPYDERLDIHMERFYANIGDTLKKNYPGTNAWFITANLEALKFVGLKPSRKIKLFNGSLEARLVKYEMYEGSKRTKFQVSE